One stretch of Rhodoferax lithotrophicus DNA includes these proteins:
- a CDS encoding TRAP transporter small permease subunit, with the protein MRTTLDTSRKPSLFTRWSQTAMAVCLGVMAVSVFVNVVLRYGFGSGIAASEELSRLLFVWMVFIGATAAYPAGEHMAFTSLVAGLHKHPQLMMALTLLIRCLVVLACSLIGWGAWQQVVVGLDSYSVVLRYPTALLPLPALLCALAIGLMALIELVKRTPLDLGHGTDVE; encoded by the coding sequence ATGAGAACGACGCTTGACACTTCCCGCAAACCATCGCTGTTCACCCGATGGAGCCAAACTGCCATGGCTGTCTGCCTGGGTGTCATGGCGGTATCGGTGTTTGTGAATGTGGTTCTGCGCTACGGTTTTGGCAGTGGTATCGCAGCCAGTGAAGAGCTTTCAAGGTTGCTGTTTGTCTGGATGGTTTTTATCGGTGCCACGGCGGCCTATCCCGCCGGCGAACACATGGCGTTCACCAGTCTGGTGGCCGGTTTGCACAAGCATCCCCAACTGATGATGGCGCTCACCTTGTTGATTCGATGTCTGGTGGTGCTGGCTTGCAGCCTGATTGGCTGGGGTGCCTGGCAGCAGGTGGTGGTGGGTTTGGACAGTTATTCGGTCGTGCTGCGGTATCCCACCGCCTTGTTGCCGCTTCCGGCACTGTTATGTGCTTTGGCGATTGGCCTCATGGCTTTGATTGAATTGGTTAAACGGACACCGCTGGACTTGGGTCACGGCACAGATGTGGAGTAA
- a CDS encoding gluconokinase, giving the protein MNPSIVIMGVAGCGKSSLGHTLAQAQGLPLIEGDDFHGESNRAKMSQGIALTDADRAGWLDTLAQQLMAHPQGVVLTCSALKRAYRNRLRQACPELHFAFLDISREQAQARVLARAHEHFFSTNLVDSQFATLEVPSAEPRVLTLDATQPLMQLQQQVSTWLQTKEVA; this is encoded by the coding sequence ATGAATCCTTCCATTGTGATCATGGGCGTGGCCGGTTGCGGCAAATCCAGCTTGGGGCACACACTGGCTCAGGCGCAAGGCTTGCCGCTGATTGAAGGCGACGACTTTCATGGCGAAAGCAACCGTGCCAAGATGAGTCAGGGGATTGCCCTGACCGATGCTGACCGTGCGGGCTGGCTGGATACCCTGGCGCAGCAATTGATGGCGCATCCACAAGGGGTGGTGCTGACCTGTTCGGCTTTGAAGCGTGCTTACCGCAACCGATTGCGCCAGGCTTGCCCTGAGTTGCATTTTGCGTTTCTGGACATCAGTCGTGAGCAAGCACAGGCGCGGGTGTTGGCGCGCGCTCATGAGCATTTTTTCTCCACCAATTTGGTAGACAGCCAATTTGCCACGCTGGAAGTGCCCAGCGCGGAGCCAAGGGTGTTGACCCTGGATGCCACACAACCCCTGATGCAATTGCAGCAGCAGGTAAGCACCTGGTTACAAACCAAGGAGGTCGCATGA